A window from Mytilus galloprovincialis chromosome 8, xbMytGall1.hap1.1, whole genome shotgun sequence encodes these proteins:
- the LOC143085137 gene encoding dehydrogenase/reductase SDR family member 7-like → MMDWLYLIFLFMLTWFVIALIMIVLGDCDLLLQIAEKFGKSPSSLKNKVVWITGSSSGIGECLAYELSKVGCKLILSARRKDELERVRGQCIEKWGVKADDILVVPLDMVEFDTHAAAVEKVINKFGQVDILVNNAGRSQRAEWIKTSLEVDQQVLNVNVLGVLSLTKLVLPYMLKRNEGHIVNMSSIAGKIGAPFSGSYTGAKHAIQGWFDALRIEVLENNIAVTNLCPGPVFSNLLDIAFVGEAGKVLKQKMEPTDKRMKTTRCAELSAIAIANKLDECWIALNPVLFLTYANQYSPVLGKFVGKKFGLKIMKRLREGR, encoded by the exons ATGATGGACTGGTTGTATTTGATATTCTTGTTTATGCTGACATGGTTCGTCATAGCTCTGATAATGATAGTCTTGGGAGACTGTGATCTTTTACTTCAAATCGCTGAAAAATTCGGAAAATCACCAA GCTCTTTAAAGAATAAAGTAGTTTGGATAACTGGGTCATCTAGTGGTATCGGCGAATGTTTAGCTTATGAATTGTCTAAAGTGGGATGCAAACTGATTCTATCTGCTCGGCGAAAAGACGAATTAGAGCGAGTCAGAGGACAATGTATTG AGAAATGGGGTGTGAAGGCGGATGATATCTTAGTGGTACCGTTAGATATGGTAGAATTTGATACTCATGCAGCAGCTGTCGAGAAAGTCATTAATAAATTTGGGCAG GTTGACATTTTAGTCAACAATGCTGGACGATCACAGAGAGCTGAATGGATAAAGACATCATTAGAAGTGGACCAACAAGTTTTGAATGTAAATGTACTTGGAGTGCTCTCCCTTACAAAGCTTGTTTTACCGTACATGCTCAAAAGGAATGAAGGACATATTGTAAACATGAGCAGTATTGCTGGAAAAATAG GGGCACCGTTTTCTGGATCTTACACTGGAGCTAAACATGCAATTCAG GGTTGGTTTGATGCCTTGAGAATTGAGGTTCTCGAAAACAACATAGCAGTCACAAATCTGTGCCCAGGACCAGTATTTTCAAATCTTTTGGATATTGCTTTCGTAGGGGAAGCTGGAAAG GTACTGAAGCAGAAAATGGAGCCTACTGACAAACGGATGAAAACAACACGTTGTGCAGAATTAAGTGCCATAGCAATAGCCAATAAACTTGATGAATGCTGGATTGCCTTGAATCCTGTCCTTTTTCTTACATATGCAAATCAATACTCCCCAGTGTTGGGGAAATT TGTTGGAAAGAAGTTTGGTTTGAAAATAATGAAGAGATTGAGAGAAGGTCgttaa